One genomic region from Chlamydia poikilotherma encodes:
- the folD gene encoding bifunctional methylenetetrahydrofolate dehydrogenase/methenyltetrahydrofolate cyclohydrolase FolD has translation MLLKGSPVAERVLETIKKEISDSTTPPGLAVVLIGNDPASEVYVGMKIKKATDLGMISKAHRLPSDATLTDILKLINRLNNDPTIHGILVQIPLPKHLDANVVIQAIAPEKDVDGLHPINMGKLLLGQLGGFNPCTPAGIIELLNYYEIPLLGRHVAVVGRSNIVGKPLAAMLMQKNPSTNATVTLLHSQSQNLIEILKTADIIIAAVGVPLFIKENMVSPQTVVVDVGTSRVTANNEKGYTLVGDVDFNNIVAKCKAISPVPGGVGPMTVAMLMKNTWESYKKSSF, from the coding sequence ATGTTACTAAAAGGTTCACCCGTTGCCGAGCGGGTCTTAGAAACAATCAAAAAGGAAATCTCTGACAGCACAACACCTCCCGGTCTTGCAGTAGTGTTGATCGGTAATGATCCAGCATCCGAAGTTTATGTTGGAATGAAGATAAAAAAAGCTACAGATCTGGGTATGATATCCAAAGCTCATAGATTACCTTCTGATGCTACTCTTACCGACATTCTTAAGCTTATTAACAGATTAAATAATGATCCTACTATTCATGGTATCTTAGTACAAATTCCCTTGCCCAAACATTTAGATGCAAATGTTGTGATTCAAGCTATTGCTCCCGAAAAAGATGTGGATGGTCTTCATCCTATTAATATGGGAAAACTTCTATTGGGGCAGTTAGGAGGATTCAATCCGTGCACACCTGCGGGCATTATTGAATTACTGAATTACTATGAGATTCCTCTTCTTGGACGTCACGTTGCTGTTGTTGGAAGAAGTAATATTGTTGGTAAGCCTTTAGCTGCTATGTTAATGCAAAAAAATCCTTCAACAAACGCTACAGTAACCTTACTTCATAGCCAATCACAAAACCTTATTGAGATTCTAAAAACAGCGGATATTATTATTGCAGCTGTAGGTGTACCTTTATTTATTAAAGAAAATATGGTGTCTCCTCAAACTGTTGTTGTTGATGTAGGCACATCACGAGTGACAGCAAATAACGAGAAAGGGTACACATTAGTTGGCGATGTAGACTTCAATAATATTGTTGCCAAATGCAAAGCTATTTCTCCGGTACCTGGAGGTGTGGGACCTATGACAGTCGCAATGTTGATGAAAAATACATGGGAAAGTTACAAAAAGTCCTCTTTCTAA